In the genome of Arabidopsis thaliana chromosome 4, partial sequence, the window GCCTACAATAAAACCGGAAGTATGAGCCAAAGAAGCGCAAGAAAAAATTTACCTAGCGGCTAAAGACGCTTCATCCCTTGCCCATTCAAGCCACAAGGAAGGACTCAACGGAAATATGGCACTCATAGCTTCCCTTGCTTGTCTTAGCTTTTCAAGGTTGGCTGTTTTCCTGAGAAGCTTAATGTACTGaaataagaaagcaaaaaagtcAGAAACAAATGTAGCCAAGAGAAAACCATCCATCTTCCAACAAGAGAGAAGACACAACTCAAAGGTTTTCCAAATACACAAGCAATATCATTTTCTCCCAAGGAAATCTGAAATGAAGATTAGCAAATTCTGCTTTCCTGCTAGGTGCTGAGTGAGCTAAAACGACATTTTGTAGCAAAAGGGAAGGTAGAGAGAGTGATTGTTACTTGGACATAAGCATCGTAGTTGTAAGGATTAGCGGAGAGCTCCGACTCCAAGGTTACAATCTGCTGATTCGACTCGGCTTCATCTTCTGAGTCGGAATCAGAATCGCCGGAATCATCCGATGAGGGGGGATCAGCTCGGGCAGGGTTTTCGGCTGAAGCGTCTTCCATCTTCTGGTCAGTGTTACTGACGAGTTCAGTGTCATCAGCCATCATCTTCTCAAGTTTAAGAGTTGGGGATTTctgggtttagggttttaagcTCCAAATACAACTTTGCAAATAGCAATTCCTCTCAAACACCACTAGTCCTTGCGTCACATTTAGACCTTTTTATTTCAGTTCATTTCGGAAGATTTTTCactatttattctttttacgTATAGTATTTTATaggtttttgtaaaatcaaaaataacgaAGATTACtgtaaaaatattacaaattgttttttggtcaaaataccacaaattcaaaaactatATTCAAAGAGCACATAATATATGTTATCCTTCTTCAAATACCACAAACTATGAAACTATTAATAAATGAGAAAACTAATAATCCGTTTTATTCCTTATAAATCCAAGTTTCTAAGATTTTCACACATATTaagcaaacaaattaaaatttgattacagATGCATCATTTCAATAGTATTCAATTATTTGTCTTGGAGTATACAATTCatcattattaattaataaaatgcaTAGGAACttaaaataattctttttaaaaaaaatctatatttttaaataaaattttttttctaacactTGGATTAATTAGGAACACTGTAAATATGTCTTAGCCTCTTAGGATATGAAAACCAATATCTTCAATTAGTTTGTCTTTTATTCCTCTCTGCCATATTACATTTGAAATTCGTTGTTAGTTTATTACTCAAacaaagtgttttttttttatggatatgttgctataatttataaacGACAAAATTTAACAACGGATATTTCTGTTGTTAATagcatgttttcttgtagtgatatatatatatatatatatataaatcatatagtAACGAATAAGTAATTAGAGACAACAGATATTTCTATTGTTAATagcatgttttcttgtagttgtAGTGAATAAATCACAGAGTAACGAATAAGTAAAAGTTGTCTCTAATCTACACTATTATTGAGTAATTGACTATTGAGCAGCTAGCATAACGTAAATCTTTTCACCTGTTTGTCTcccaattattttattttaacacaTTTTTGAGACACCAAGTATGAATGCTATATGTAATGCCAAACATTTGCCAGACAAGTGCACATGCCCTGTGTTAAAAACGTTGCTTACAATCTCCACCAGCTGTAATATTGTGCGGATCTCATTCTGATAAAAATTACTCTATTCATGAACCTCTCGacacatttatatatatatgcgaTACTACTATAGCTTAGAAGTCCATTCACtatcaaaacatatatcagaagaagaagaagaagaaagagagaacaaatcATGAGTGGCTATTCCAAGATGGATTCAACAGACCAGAAACTTGAGCCGGACCACCCGGTGGTCGATCCTCAGATTCAGAAGCCCGATCTTGAACCTGCTGAAATGAAACCGAAGCTGAGCAGGAACAGGTCAGTGTCTGCATCAGCACAAGCGGTTCCTTCACCAATAAAGATGTCTATGAGAAGATCTTCGTCTGTCTCTGAACGCTACTGTAGAATCTATGACCAGAGCTCTGCCACGACTTGGCCGCTTCCTTTCcatgaaggagatgaagacgaagatgatgatgataaagagaaggtgcacaagaagaagaagagcaacaaCTTCAAGAAAAAAGCATTCGTAAAGGCTTGTAAGCGTTTTTTTGGGATCTCGTGAAACcagtttttgtttcctctacCTCCATATCTATCATATAATAGATCTCATTGTTATTTTCGATTAGAGTCCATCTTTTTCATGAAACGTTTAATACAagaaatttttctttatagtttTATCGATCGCTTTGTGTATTGGATCAGTGGTTTAACGTATTTTGCATTCTTGATGACTAGTGAGATGTGATATATTACACGatttagattttcttttatgtatcTTTTACTGAAAGTCACAACCCACTTACTTCTATAACTATAGTAGTAGTAGACCCATTGTGGTTTGTGCGTCTGAATCCGTCGAAagataacaaagaaagaaaactgtGTAAAGATAGAATTTAACAAATTATCATACAAGCAATAAGATgaataaactaaatattactttatttggaagatgatgaggatCCTTGACTCCAAGATTGTCCTTTTGTGTAAAACTCGAGAGAGAGTCGTCCAGCCCAATGCACTTGCACATGGAGTtcgaatttatttatttttattcgaATTTATTTGGTAACTCTTTGGTCCATGAACTTTGAGGTATATACAGTAATTAGGGATAATACCCATAATCAAAAGACAAGTTTATGACAAAAATGTCGCCACCGCATTTACCAACAAGTATTccaagagttaaaaaaaagtctatTGCTATTGTCTCAGACATCAAACTGGATCGGTAGTGTAAACTATGTCTATATGAACAAAAAC includes:
- a CDS encoding uncharacterized protein (unknown protein; Has 11 Blast hits to 11 proteins in 4 species: Archae - 0; Bacteria - 0; Metazoa - 0; Fungi - 0; Plants - 11; Viruses - 0; Other Eukaryotes - 0 (source: NCBI BLink).) encodes the protein MSGYSKMDSTDQKLEPDHPVVDPQIQKPDLEPAEMKPKLSRNRSVSASAQAVPSPIKMSMRRSSSVSERYCRIYDQSSATTWPLPFHEGDEDEDDDDKEKVHKKKKSNNFKKKAFVKACKRFFGIS